CCGAGTACGAGAAGAGAACGGGCCCATCCGCTCCAAACTTAAGAGAAGACCATGCGACGGATTCGAAATTCCCGAGTTGCTTTTGAATGCCCGGGTTCGCCGGGGTCCGGGGAGCGGTGATGAAAATCCGCGTGGCGATGACACCGGAGGATAGCGTGTGCTCTTCCTGGAAATAGGAAACCTCGCCGTCATAGATTTTGCGTATGTTGAGAGCGGCCTCGGCCGTTTTTGACTTTTTGAGATACCTACCCACGAGAGGGATGGCCACAGCAGCGAGGACGGCGATGATGAACACAACCACCATCAATTCAATGATAGTGAAACCCTTTTTTCGGAAGAATTTGTGCATCCGCGTGATCCCTCAATTTCTTGGTGAGTCTATAGCGTCGCACATTTCACCGGATTCGATCAAGAAATGGAGTGTGAACTCGATAGGTTACAGTGAATTCACCGCCGCGTCGTTTCGTTAGTAAACCATTGTTTCCGCCGGTTCTCAGGCCCAAAGATCCTGTTTGTTACGTGACGCCGCTTTGTGCCATATATATTCTTATTAAATATCAATATCTTATAGCACGTCTTCCATAAATTTTCTCGAAAAGTCGATAAATTGGCTTGATATGTCAGCTGAATGGCTAACCCCCTTTTTTCGTTGACAATTTTGCCTCTCTTTCCTAGTTTTGTGGGGGATAGTGGGATATCGTGGGTTAACGTGGTGGAGGCCGCCCGTTTTCGGCCGGCATTTTCATGTTCAGGGGACGTTACGATCATACCGTCGACGGAAAGGGACGTCTTTCCATCCCTTCCCGATTTCGAGAGATTCTTTCCGACAAATATTCGGAGAGCCTTGTCGTCACAAATTTTGACCGCTGTTTGGTCGCTTTTCCCCAGGAGGAGTGGGAGAACCTGGAGCGGAAAGCCGCCGCGCTGTCTCAGCTCAAGAAGGAAGTGAAGGCGTTTCAACGCTACTTCATCTCCGGAGCCACCGAGTGTCCGCTGGACGCGCAAGGCCGAATTCTTCTTCCGCCGAAACTGCGGGAATACGCCGATCTGCAGCGGGATGTGGTCGTGGTCGGGATGCTCAAGAAGATCGAGATCTGGTCGAAGACACGTTGGGAAGAAGCGTTTACAGATTCGCAAAAGAGCTTCGAGGAAATCAGTGATGTTTTGGCCGACCTTGGACTCTGAGAGCCGAACAGGTCCGGTCGTTTCGTCGCGCGTCGAAAGTCGGCACGTTCCCGTCATGGTTGCCGAAGTCATGGAACTTCTCGATGTTCAGCGCGGCCGGCATTACGTCGATTTCACCGTCGGC
This DNA window, taken from Bdellovibrionota bacterium, encodes the following:
- the mraZ gene encoding division/cell wall cluster transcriptional repressor MraZ, which produces MFRGRYDHTVDGKGRLSIPSRFREILSDKYSESLVVTNFDRCLVAFPQEEWENLERKAAALSQLKKEVKAFQRYFISGATECPLDAQGRILLPPKLREYADLQRDVVVVGMLKKIEIWSKTRWEEAFTDSQKSFEEISDVLADLGL
- a CDS encoding prepilin-type N-terminal cleavage/methylation domain-containing protein, which codes for MHKFFRKKGFTIIELMVVVFIIAVLAAVAIPLVGRYLKKSKTAEAALNIRKIYDGEVSYFQEEHTLSSGVIATRIFITAPRTPANPGIQKQLGNFESVAWSSLKFGADGPVLFSYSADANGSGTTASFTARAEGDMDGDQTTSLFERVGSVNASTGEVEGGAALYSLDDIE